The sequence TTCGGTTCGCTCTCGTCCCGCGCGATCCTCGCCCTCAACCGCGGGGCGGCCGAGGGCGGGTTCGCTCACGACACGGGTGAAGGCGGACTCTCGGATCACCATCTGCGCCACGGCGGGGACCTGATCTGGGAGATCGGCACGGGGTACTTCGGATGCCGGACGGCCGACGGCGCCTTCGACGAGCGGGAGTTCGCCGCCAAAGCAGCTCACGAGCACGTGAAATGCGTTTCGCTGAAGCTTTCCCAAGGGGCCAAGCCGGGCATCGGGGGAGTGCTCCCGGGAGGAAAGGTCAATGCCGAGATCGCCCGGGTACGCGAGGTGCCCGAAGGGCGGACCGTCATATCCCCGCCCTACCACCAGGTCTTCAGCACCCCACGAGAGCTGGTCCGGTTCCTCGCCCGGATGCGGGAGCTGGCCGGCGGCAAACCGGCGGGGTTCAAGCTGTGCGTCGGCTCGCGGCGGCAGTTTCTCGCGGTCTGCAAGGCGATGCTCGAAGAGGACAGCACACCGGACTTCATCGTCGTCGACGGCGCCGAGGGCGGCACCGGGGCCGCTCCGCTGGAGTTCGCGGACAACCTGGGAAGCCCGCTCACGGAAGGTCTGATCACCGTCCACAACGCCCTGGTCGGCACGGGGCTGCGGGACCGCATCAAGATCGGGGCCAGCGGCAAGGTCGCCACCGGCAGCGACCTGGTCAAACGGCTGCTGCAAGGCGCCGACTACACCAACGCCGCCCGCGCGATGATGTTCGCCGTCGGGTGTATCCAGGCCCAGCGGTGTCACACCAACACCTGCCCGGTCGGTGTGACGACACAGGACCCGCGGCGGGCCCGGGCACTGAACGTGGCGGACAAATCCGTAAGGGTCCGGCGCTACCAGGAGGCCACCGTGCGCAGCGCCCTGCAGATCATGGCCTCCATGGGCGTGCGGGACGCCGCCGGACTGGCTCCCCACCAACTGCGCCGCCGGCTCGGTCCCCACACCGTCCGTTCCTACGCGGAGCTCTACGACTGGCTCGCCCCCGGCCGGCTCCTGGCGGACCCTCCGCCGGACTGGCGAGCGGACTGGGAGGCGGCCGACCCCGACCGCTTCACGGTCTGACGACGCCGGGGCGGTGCCCTCCCGCGTCCTTTTGGGTGAGCAAAAGGCCCGCCAACGGGCAGCCGAACGCCGTGAGGGTGAGGTTGGAGTCAGACAGCAACGAGCCGAAGCGGCGGGTCGGAGGTCGTATGAGTGCGCGCAGGCGGCTACGCGACTGGCCCGCGTACCGGCAGCTCACCGGTGGTGACCCGCTGGCCAGGGGGCATGCGGCGATGTCCGCCCGCACCGCGCGGCTGCGTCCGCGCACCGACAGCGCGGACCGGGTGGTGCGGTCCGTCTGCCCCTACTGCGCCGTCGGCTGCGGCCAGCAGGTGTATGTCAAGGACGACCGGGTCGTGCAGATCGAGGGGGACCCGGATTCCCCCGTCAGCCGGGGGCGGCTGTGTCCGAAAGGGTCCGCGACCCTGCAGCTGACCACCGGGGCCGCCCGGCGCCACCAGGTGCTCTACCGGGCCCCGTATGCGGCCGACTGGGAACCGCTCGACCTCGAAACGGCCATGGACATGATCGCGGACCGGGTCATCCGGGTCCGCCGGGACACCTGGCAGTGGAAACAGGACGGCCGCCGGGTCGCCCGCACGCTCGGCATCGCCAGCCTCGGCGGGGCCACCCTCGACAACGAAGAGAATTACCTGATCAAGAAGCTGCTGACCGGTCTGGGCGTGGTCCAGATCGAAAACCAGGCGCGGGTCTGCCACAGCTCCACGGTTGCCGGTCTGGGCACCTCGTTCGGACGGGGCGGGGCCACCACGTTCATGCAGGATCTGCAGCACGCGGACTGCATCGTGATCGAGGGGTCCAATTTCGCCGAGGCGCACCCCGTCGGCTTCCAGTGGGTCATGGAGGCCAAGGCCCGCGGCGCTCAGATCATCCATGTCGACCCGCGGTTCACCCGTACCAGCGCCCTGTGCGACCTGCATGTACCGATCCGGGCGGGCAGCGACATCGCCTTTCTCGGCGGGATCATCCATCACGTGCTGACGGAGGAGAAGGATTTCCGGGAGTACGTGCTCGCCTACACGAACGCGGCCACCGTCGTCAGCGAGGACTTCCGCGACACCGAGGACCTCGACGGGCTGTTCTCCGGCTTCGATGCGGAACAGCGGCGCTACGAGCCGGAGAGCTGGCAGTACGAGGGCGCCGGTGTCCAGGCGCCGGCGGGCGATGCCGAGCAGATGCACGACCAGCGGCTACGGGATGCCGGGGCCAAGCCCCACCAGACCCCGGGCCATGCCGAGACCCACGGAGCGGGCGGCCCGCAGGCCGCGCCCCGGGCACCGCAGGACCCGACCCTGCGCCACCCCCGGTGCGTCTACCAGATCCTCAAGCGGCATTACGCCCGCTACACGCCCGAGATGGTCGAGAAGATCTGCGGCGTACCGCGCGAGACCTTCCTGCGGGTCTGCCGTGCGCTGACCGAGAACTCCGGTCGCGAGCGCACCAGCGCCTTCGTCTACGCGGTGGGCTGGACCCAGCACTCGGTCGGCTCCCAGTACATCCGGGCGGCGAGCGTGCTGCAGCTGCTCCTGGGGAACATCGGCCGCCCCGGCGGTGGCATCCAGGCGCTGCGCGGGCACGCCTCCATCCAGGGCTCCAGCGACATCCCCACGCTCTTCAACCTTCTTCCCGGCTATCTGCCCATGCCCCATGCGCACACCCACGAGGACCTGGACACCTTTGTGGCCGCCAGCCGTACCGACAAGGGCTTCTGGGGCAATATGCGGGCGTACGTCGTCAGCCTGCTGAAGGCCTATTACGGTGACGCGGCCACCGTCGGCAACGACTTCTGCTTCGGTCATCTGCCGCGGCTCACCGGGTCCCACAGCACCTATGACACGGTGCTCGCCCAGCTGGACGGCGTCTGCAAGGGCTATTTCCTGATGGGGGAGAACCCGGCCGTCGGCTCCGCCAACACCCGTCTGCAACGGCTGGGCATGGCGCAGCTCGACTGGCTGGTGGTCCGCGACTTCTCCCTCATCGAGTCGGCGACCTGGTGGCAGGACGGGCCGGAGATCGAGACGGGCGAGCTGCGTACCGAGGACATCGGGACGGAGGTGTTCTTCCTGCCCGCGGCGGCCCACACGGAGAAGTCCGGCTCGTTCACGAACACCAACCGCTGGCTGCAGTGGCACCACGCCGCCGTGGAGCCGGAGGGCGATGCCCGCAGCGATCTGTGGTTCATGTACCACCTGGGCCGGCGGATCAAGGAGAAGCTGGCGGCCTCCACCGATCCGATGGACGCGATGGTGCAGGACCTGACCTGGGACTACCCGGTGGACGGCCCGCTCCAGGAGCCGGTCGCCGCCGCGGTCCTGGCCGAGATCAACGGCCACGGCCCGGACGGCGCACCGCTCAGCGCGTACACCGAACTCCGGGACGACGGCTCCACCCGGTGCGGCTGCTGGATCTACTGCGGGGTGTATGCGGGTGGCGTCAACCAGGCTGCCCGCCGCACCCCGCACACCGCACAGGACTGGGTCGCGGCCGAATGGGCGTGGGCATGGCCGGCGAACCGCCGGATTCTCTACAACCGTGCCGCGGCGGCGCCCGACGGATCCCCGTGGAGCGAGCGCAAGGCGTATGTGTGGTGGGACGGGAAGGCCGGGCGGTGGACCGGCCACGACGTACCGGACTTCATTCCCGACCTGCCGCCGGACCATGTGCCGCCGCCCGGGGCGACCGGGCCGGCGGCGCTCCGCGGCGACGACCCGTTCATCATGCAGGCGGACGGCAAGGGCTGGCTCTACGCGCCGGCCGGGCTGCTCGACGGACCGCTGCCCACCCACTACGAGCCTCAGGACTCCCCGTTCACCAACGCCCTCTACCCCGACTGGTCGCGCTCGCCCACCCGCCGGCTCTATCCGCGCGAGGGCAACCGCTATCACCCGAGCGGCGGTGAACCGGGCGCCGAGGTGTATCCGTACGTGCTGACCACCCACCGCCTCACCGAGCACTTCACCGCGGGCGGGATGAGCCGCTGGTCGCCCCACCTCGCCGAGCTGCAGCCCGAGCTGTTCTGTGAGGTGTCCCCGCAACTGGCCGCGGAGCGCGGGCTGGAGCACTCCGGATGGGCCACGATCATCACCGCCCGCAACGCCATCGAGGCGCGGGTGGCGGTCACCGAGCGGATCAGGACGCTGACCGTGCACGGCCGTACGGTGCATCAGATCGGGCTGCCGTTCCACTGGGGCCCCAACGGGGTGGTCACTGGCGACGCGGCGAACGAACTGGTGGCCATCGCCCTCGACCCGGACTCCCACATCCAGGAGGACAAGGCCCTCACCGCCGACATCCGCCCCGGCCGCCGGCCCCGCGGCCCGGACCTCCCCCGGCTGGTGGCCGAGTACCGGCAGCGCGCGGGCATCACCGAGCACACCGGAGAGGACCACCGGCCAT is a genomic window of Streptomyces sp. Edi2 containing:
- the fdh gene encoding formate dehydrogenase; its protein translation is MSARRRLRDWPAYRQLTGGDPLARGHAAMSARTARLRPRTDSADRVVRSVCPYCAVGCGQQVYVKDDRVVQIEGDPDSPVSRGRLCPKGSATLQLTTGAARRHQVLYRAPYAADWEPLDLETAMDMIADRVIRVRRDTWQWKQDGRRVARTLGIASLGGATLDNEENYLIKKLLTGLGVVQIENQARVCHSSTVAGLGTSFGRGGATTFMQDLQHADCIVIEGSNFAEAHPVGFQWVMEAKARGAQIIHVDPRFTRTSALCDLHVPIRAGSDIAFLGGIIHHVLTEEKDFREYVLAYTNAATVVSEDFRDTEDLDGLFSGFDAEQRRYEPESWQYEGAGVQAPAGDAEQMHDQRLRDAGAKPHQTPGHAETHGAGGPQAAPRAPQDPTLRHPRCVYQILKRHYARYTPEMVEKICGVPRETFLRVCRALTENSGRERTSAFVYAVGWTQHSVGSQYIRAASVLQLLLGNIGRPGGGIQALRGHASIQGSSDIPTLFNLLPGYLPMPHAHTHEDLDTFVAASRTDKGFWGNMRAYVVSLLKAYYGDAATVGNDFCFGHLPRLTGSHSTYDTVLAQLDGVCKGYFLMGENPAVGSANTRLQRLGMAQLDWLVVRDFSLIESATWWQDGPEIETGELRTEDIGTEVFFLPAAAHTEKSGSFTNTNRWLQWHHAAVEPEGDARSDLWFMYHLGRRIKEKLAASTDPMDAMVQDLTWDYPVDGPLQEPVAAAVLAEINGHGPDGAPLSAYTELRDDGSTRCGCWIYCGVYAGGVNQAARRTPHTAQDWVAAEWAWAWPANRRILYNRAAAAPDGSPWSERKAYVWWDGKAGRWTGHDVPDFIPDLPPDHVPPPGATGPAALRGDDPFIMQADGKGWLYAPAGLLDGPLPTHYEPQDSPFTNALYPDWSRSPTRRLYPREGNRYHPSGGEPGAEVYPYVLTTHRLTEHFTAGGMSRWSPHLAELQPELFCEVSPQLAAERGLEHSGWATIITARNAIEARVAVTERIRTLTVHGRTVHQIGLPFHWGPNGVVTGDAANELVAIALDPDSHIQEDKALTADIRPGRRPRGPDLPRLVAEYRQRAGITEHTGEDHRP
- a CDS encoding FMN-binding glutamate synthase family protein, which translates into the protein MYRLIFLTLLLFAATASVILAAVTSLWWWLPASVLLLLAATGMWDLLQRRHSVLRNYPVLGHLRYLLESIRPELQQYFVERNTDGRPYDRDVRSIVYQRAKGTEAEEAFGTERDVYEPGAEFLVPSMVPEPVPGQAPVVRVGGPGCTQPYDMALLNVSAMSFGSLSSRAILALNRGAAEGGFAHDTGEGGLSDHHLRHGGDLIWEIGTGYFGCRTADGAFDEREFAAKAAHEHVKCVSLKLSQGAKPGIGGVLPGGKVNAEIARVREVPEGRTVISPPYHQVFSTPRELVRFLARMRELAGGKPAGFKLCVGSRRQFLAVCKAMLEEDSTPDFIVVDGAEGGTGAAPLEFADNLGSPLTEGLITVHNALVGTGLRDRIKIGASGKVATGSDLVKRLLQGADYTNAARAMMFAVGCIQAQRCHTNTCPVGVTTQDPRRARALNVADKSVRVRRYQEATVRSALQIMASMGVRDAAGLAPHQLRRRLGPHTVRSYAELYDWLAPGRLLADPPPDWRADWEAADPDRFTV